A region from the Tigriopus californicus strain San Diego chromosome 9, Tcal_SD_v2.1, whole genome shotgun sequence genome encodes:
- the LOC131887225 gene encoding GTP-binding protein 10 homolog codes for MWARPLMGRARSHPRLRGMPGLSTAGPHAVDPGAQRIRVSADAKQNWIDSLRLSVKAGHGGNGWPIMGGVGGRGGHVILETGPVHGPAPNLLKVHQRLPKGRGRLTGDSGGHASKSRLVGGEGKDVVLSIPPGVSILNEAGREIMDMDQPHMRLIVANGGAGGCKDNHWFGQPGQKHVIRVDLKLIADVGLVGFPNAGKSTFLKAISRANPKIAAYPFTTIQPNLGHINYSDTRIVKVADLPGLIERAHQNVGMGHRFLKHVERTRLLLFVIDVNGFRLNPSYPFRTAFETVALLNREIELYNSDILSKPAVCVVNKMDVPGSGEKLDEFLNQMKDYASHLAGLPEELRPEKVIQFEEIIPMSAKRSPKSIKGVKNRLRFHLDELNMQSQKEAIQEGLAKIDHLIEGQGPQVS; via the coding sequence ATGTGGGCCCGCCCACTGATGGGTCGAGCCCGGTCCCACCCTCGACTCCGCGGAATGCCAGGTCTGAGCACGGCTGGGCCTCACGCGGTGGATCCGGGGGCCCAACGAATCCGGGTGTCGGCCGACGCCAAGCAAAATTGGATCGATTCCTTGCGTCTCTCCGTGAAGGCTGGTCATGGGGGCAATGGTTGGCCCATCATGGGTGGGGTGGGTGGGCGGGGCGGGCATGTCATTCTCGAGACGGGCCCCGTCCATGGTCCGGCGCCTAACCTATTGAAAGTCCACCAACGTTTGCCGAAGGGGCGGGGCCGATTAACGGGTGATTCGGGTGGCCATGCCTCGAAATCGCGATTAGTGGGTGGTGAAGGGAAAGACGTGGTCTTATCCATTCCGCCGGGTGTGTCCATCCTGAATGAGGCGGGACGCGAGATTATGGACATGGACCAGCCGCACATGCGACTGATTGTGGCGAATGGAGGGGCGGGGGGTTGTAAAGACAACCATTGGTTCGGGCAACCCGGTCAAAAACATGTGATTCGAGTGGATTTGAAGCTCATTGCCGATGTGGGCCTAGTCGGATTTCCTAATGCGGGCAAGAGTACCTTTCTCAAGGCCATCAGTCGGGCCAATCCGAAGATTGCAGCCTATCCGTTCACCACCATTCAGCCCAATCTTGGGCATATCAATTATTCAGACACTCGTATTGTGAAAGTGGCGGATTTACCCGGGTTAATCGAACGAGCCCATCAAAACGTGGGTATGGGACATAGGTTTTTGAAGCACGTGGAACGTACCCGGCTACTGCTCTTTGTCATTGACGTCAATGGGTTCAGATTGAACCCGAGCTATCCCTTCCGAACGGCCTTTGAGACGGTAGCCTTGCTTAATCGCGAGATTGAATTGTATAATAGCGACATTCTGAGTAAACCGGCGGTGTGTGTCGTGAATAAGATGGACGTGCCCGGCTCGGGTGAGAAATTAGACGAGTTCCTCAACCAAATGAAAGACTATGCGTCACATTTAGCGGGGCTACCCGAAGAACTACGACCGGAAAAAGTCATTCAGTTTGAGGAAATCATTCCGATGTCGGCCAAGCGGAGTCCCAAGTCCATTAAAGGAGTGAAGAATAGATTGCGATTTCACCTGGACGAACTAAATATGCAATCACAGAAGGAAGCTATTCAAGAGGGTTTGGCTAAAATTGACCATCTCATCGAAGGTCAAGGCCCTCAAGTGTCGTga
- the LOC131887221 gene encoding uncharacterized protein LOC131887221, which translates to MCGILAVFGLSESSVGKRKEGLRLSKLLRHRGPDWNGIHCAKNCLLAHERLAINGLNSGAQPICSKQEDISLSINGEIYNYIELKDELIAQDERVKDDFTTDSDCEVILHLYKKYGKDFLKEKFVNGMFAFALYDETEDEYVIARDPVGIIPLYMGWSSDGSIWFGSELKAIQDNCDHFEIFPPGHYYVGRSVRSPIGNKLESYYTEPWFVDLNRLPSISFDKLELRNQLTESVRRHLLSDVPYGVLLSGGLDSSLIASIACREYKKIGNNDIIRSFCIGLEGSPDIAAAEKVARHIGSRHYSFTFTVQQGLDALMDVIYHVETFDVTTVRASTPMFLLARRVKATGCKMVLSGEGADEVFAGYLYFHKAPNAGELHKETVRKIKSLQKHDCLRANKSMMAWGVEARVPFLDREFLEYAMNLDPEEKMCNGKIEKYILREAFNDPENPYLPDDILWRQKEQFSDGVGYSWIDALKDIAEENVSDLQMKFAESRFAVNPPVTKEAYMYREIFSKHFPSPSAAKTVPFGKSIACSTPEAIAWDASFQNAADPSGRAIAGVHSVAYKKT; encoded by the exons ATGTGTGGAATTCTCGCCGTATTTGGACTGAGTGAATCTTCCGTGGGGAAGCGCAAGGAAGGTTTGAGACTCTCGAAATTGCTACGTCATCGAGGTCCGGATTGGAACGGGATCCATTGTGCCAAGAACTGTCTTCTGGCTCACGAGAGATTGGCCATTAATGGTCTCAACTCCGGTGCTCAACCCATCTGCTCCAAACAAGAGGATATCTCGTTGTCCATCAACGGCGAGATCTACAACTACATCGAGCTCAAAGACGAACTCATCGCCCAGGATGAACGAGTCAAAGACGACTTCACCACGGATTCGGATTGCGAGGTTATCCTTCATTTGTACAAGAAGTACGGCAAGGATTTCTTGAAGGAGAAATTCGTTAACGGCATGTTCGCTTTTGCTTTGTACGACGAAACCGAGGATGAATACGTGATTGCCCGTGATCCAGTGGGCATCATTCCCTTGTACATGGGTTGGTCTTCGGATGGTTCCATTTGGTTCGGATCTGAACTGAAAGCTATCCAAGACAATTGCGACCATTTCGAGATCTTTCCCCCGGGTCATTACTACGTGGGTCGATCCGTCCGATCTCCGATCGGTAATAAGCTCGAGTCCTATTACACCGAACCGTGGTTCGTGGATTTGAACCGGTTACCCTCCATCAGTTTTGATAAGCTCGAGCTCCGCAATCAGCTAACCGAATCTGTTCGACGGCATTTATTGTCCGATGTTCCCTATGGCGTGCTTCTATCCGGAGGCTTGGACTCGTCTTTGATCGCATCCATCGCTTGTCGAGAGTACAAAAAGATTGGGAACAATGATATCATTCGCTCCTTCTGTATTGGTTTGGAAGGTTCGCCGGACATTGCGGCGGCGGAGAAGGTCGCTCGGCATATTGGATCTCGGCACTATTCGTTCACGTTCACCGTTCAGCAAGGCTTGGATGCGTTGATGGATGTGATCTACCATGTGGAAACTTTTGATGTGACCACGGTCAGGGCCTCTACACCCATGTTTCTACTGGCTAGAAGAGTCAAGGCCACGGGATGTAAGATGGTCTTGAGCGGCGAAGGGGCGGACGAAGTGTTCGCCGGATATTTGTACTTTCATAAAGCACCGAATGCCGGCGAGTTGCACAAAGAAACGGTCAGGAAG ATCAAGTCTTTGCAGAAGCATGACTGTTTGAGAGCTAACAAGAGCATGATGGCCTGGGGTGTTGAAGCTCGTGTTCCGTTTTTGGACCGCGAATTCCTGGAATACGCCATGAATCTGGATCCGGAGGAAAAGATGTGTAACGGCAAAATCGAGAAGTACATTCTGCGGGAGGCCTTCAACGATCCCGAGAATCCCTATTTACCGGATGATATCCTTTGGCGTCAGAAGGAGCAGTTTTCAGACGGGGTCGGTTACTCTTGGATTGATGCTCTCAAGGACATTGCTGAGGAGAATGTGAGCGATCTCCAGATGAAGTTTGCCGAAAGCCGCTTTGCAGTGAACCCGCCCGTTACGAAAGAGGCCTATATGTACCGCGAGATCTTCAGCAAGCACTTCCCATCGCCCTCCGCGGCAAAAACGGTTCCCTTCGGCAAATCCATTGCTTGTTCCACACCTGAAGCCATTGCGTGGGatgcatcatttcaaaacgCTGCGGATCCTTCTGGACGAGCCATTGCCGGTGTTCATTCTGTGGCTTATAAAAAGACTTGA
- the LOC131887228 gene encoding tubulin polyglutamylase complex subunit 2-like → MGEATIEQREDFRENLTLGVISALERIPGVQDVILRESLPCDNIAITSWEQRYSTVLPHEVKDFYLAADGFKLTWNYSHGGQQLPVGRMLVNRISDLRRVAGLRHRFDTEQPTLLDLEIVNNRDKSTRVTTVPNLALDTANHGSTTTATLIKPQFGLRWKMFELDNCEGNGRVCLVFPPKPDPGPADESGSIHLDISPPTPQVWFLDRAFDWHFLAPNFTTYFRMMLVYLGLPQWQALFTPFGPTPWAKHLINLLAPHLLAENEFEAGMETQGANGGKKGNSEEIPLAKLDPAIFRSRRVSRKIDESALPSKPQQ, encoded by the exons ATGGGCGAGGCCACAATCGAACAACGTGAAGACTTTCGCGAAAATCTCACTCTCGGCGTCATCTCGGCTTTAG AGCGAATTCCTGGGGTTCAAGATGTAATCCTTCGCGAATCGCTTCCTTGTGACAATATCGCTATCACAAGTTGGGAACAGAGGTACTCGACAGTTTTGCCCCACGAAGTCAAGGATTTCTATCTGGCTGCGGATGGTTTCAAACTCACTTGGAACTACTCTCATGGAG GCCAACAATTGCCCGTGGGTCGGATGCTCGTTAATCGCATCTCGGATTTGAGACGAGTGGCCGGACTAAGGCATCGGTTCGACACCGAGCAACCCACCCTTTTAGATCTGGAGATTGTCAACAATCGTGATAAAAGCACACGAGTGACCACTGTTCCTAACTTGGCCCTGGACACGGCTAATCACGGCTCAACCACAACTGCCACCTTGATTAAGCCTCAATTCGGATTGCGATGGAAGATGTTTGAATTGGACAATTGTGAGGGCAATGGACGAGTTTGTCTCGTGTTTCCACCCAAGCCAGACCCGGGTCCCGCGGACGAATCCGGGTCGATTCATTTGGATATATCTCCACCCACTCCTCAAGTTTGGTTCCTGGATCGAGCATTCGATTGGCACTTCTTGGCACCCAATTTTACCACTTACTTCCGGATGATGCTCGTCTATCTTGGGTTGCCCCAATGGCAAGCGCTTTTCACGCCCTTTGGTCCGACTCCATGGGCAAAG CACTTGATCAACCTCTTGGCCCCACATTTACTCGCCGAAAACGAATTCGAAGCTGGAATGGAGACTCAAGGAGCAAATGGCGGAAAGAAGGGTAATTCCGAAGAAATTCCATTGGCCAAGTTGGATCCCGCCATCTTTAGATCCCGAAGAGTGTCAAGAAAAATTGACGAATCGGCTTTGCCTTCAAAACCACAACAGTGA